The Vigna unguiculata cultivar IT97K-499-35 chromosome 6, ASM411807v1, whole genome shotgun sequence genome contains a region encoding:
- the LOC114186805 gene encoding protein YELLOW LEAF 1, choloroplastic-like isoform X1: MLATSAVTALSLLPPAVRRGGHHNEQNVVTSLSLPRRSWTTNNSISPSCAHFPFGARARSPQTATIICSAALNARCGAEQTQTVTREAPTITHIPGKEKSPQLDDGGTGFPPRDDDDGGGGGGGGGGNWSGGFFFFGFLAFLGFLKDKETEDTYGDDRRR, translated from the exons ATGCTCGCTACTAGTGCTGTTACTGCTTTGTCCCTATTACCACCAG CGGTAAGAAGAGGTGGCCACCACAATGAGCAGAATGTTGTTACCTCATTGAGTTTACCAAGACGATCATGGACAACTAATAATTCAATATCTCCTAGTTGTGCACATTTTCCATTTGGTGCAAGAGCTCGCTCTCCTCAAACAGCAACTATAATATGTTCTGCAGCTTTG AATGCAAGATGTGGTGCAGAGCAAACCCAAACTGTTACTCGAGAAGCCCCTACAATTACTCATATTCCTG GAAAGGAGAAGTCACCACAGCTTGACGATGGAGGAACTGGATTTCCGCCtcgtgatgatgatgatggtggtggtggaggcgGCGGAGGTGGAGGCAACTGGTCTGGTGGATTCTTCTTTTTTGGGTTTCTTGCTTTTCTTGGTTTCTTAAAGGATAAGGAAACTGAAGACACATACGGGGATGACCGAAGAAGGTGA
- the LOC114186805 gene encoding protein YELLOW LEAF 1, choloroplastic-like isoform X2: protein MLATSAVTALSLLPPVRRGGHHNEQNVVTSLSLPRRSWTTNNSISPSCAHFPFGARARSPQTATIICSAALNARCGAEQTQTVTREAPTITHIPGKEKSPQLDDGGTGFPPRDDDDGGGGGGGGGGNWSGGFFFFGFLAFLGFLKDKETEDTYGDDRRR from the exons ATGCTCGCTACTAGTGCTGTTACTGCTTTGTCCCTATTACCACCAG TAAGAAGAGGTGGCCACCACAATGAGCAGAATGTTGTTACCTCATTGAGTTTACCAAGACGATCATGGACAACTAATAATTCAATATCTCCTAGTTGTGCACATTTTCCATTTGGTGCAAGAGCTCGCTCTCCTCAAACAGCAACTATAATATGTTCTGCAGCTTTG AATGCAAGATGTGGTGCAGAGCAAACCCAAACTGTTACTCGAGAAGCCCCTACAATTACTCATATTCCTG GAAAGGAGAAGTCACCACAGCTTGACGATGGAGGAACTGGATTTCCGCCtcgtgatgatgatgatggtggtggtggaggcgGCGGAGGTGGAGGCAACTGGTCTGGTGGATTCTTCTTTTTTGGGTTTCTTGCTTTTCTTGGTTTCTTAAAGGATAAGGAAACTGAAGACACATACGGGGATGACCGAAGAAGGTGA
- the LOC114187878 gene encoding uncharacterized protein LOC114187878 isoform X1 produces the protein MGKRKERRLAALSNSGRRVKLDLFAEPSGELGGSTLHGEAGGDTDSQHRDGLPNSPSSSGQEPQNPLLLLGQYSDDEGDDGSSKRLNDANLQSPVLNEEGKGELDEGSKDVNISVSADLVTQNNELQNAMPNSASVDAGSCERNGSHGVTGNLENGLVSKDQICGSESFDERVVTDVGMGWKIVMHEESQSYYYWNTETGETSWEVPQVLAPADQLASDLIPHASVNDKTESAAVGDSSSVLSTVMLDTSAAFTTDTSLDATRTSHKELYGHGSQMNEGSVEFRSQNQGSDVNGNELTRDDGHMNIFEGEHHSSVSKFSVEEQQVDLDFPSRLVNQCESLLERLESLKKSKENLQGQEFLSKYMLEIEIRLSDIRCLASHGSSLLPFWVHSDRKIKLLESLINDDLLETGKSSHDEVEDKHVPVSEELGDQLNGMEHESEVDQSKNKGSLLTSEACNGSQVDGSAVVVKDIDDKVFTNSQHVPSSSSPGSHMETCVEINSKVEAVINPQEPIHKHGYVSGEDVDMDVDMEVEDINTSDNTTVMDVPVANDSVQINQVVQLNPPIDYHSVLLEEGEFVVPPPPDDEWIPPPPPDNEHVPPPPPPDNDQVPPPPGDPLPPSYSVLPSYAETGQPLSYAQYTLSYPGVAVEYYGQTAAEVPSSNIYGQIAMPPAQIYYNSAVPNMYSENPQVMINPTDTVAYYDVQDGAGSKPIPAININGSGVGGANWVSSDVPSTSSSIQAPATVSVDEGVSLPPASSETAAENNASSVVSKAQSKVARTRKRAVAVGSSLKSNKKVSSLVDKWKAAKEEMLEEEEEPDSVYEALERKRQREIEEWHAKQIASGEAKDNANFQPLGGDWREKVKRKRAQAAKESVRKPQDAIKQNQQQPDPTELAKGLPSNWQAYWDDSTKQVYYGNTITSETTWTRPTR, from the exons ATGGGGAAGAGAAAAGAGCGTCGTCTCGCCGCTCTCAGCAACTCCGGTCGCCGAGTCAAACTCGATCTTTTTGCGGAACCCTCTG GAGAGTTGGGTGGCTCCACTCTACATGGTGAAGCTGGAGGAGATACTGATTCTCAACATCGTGATGGGTTACCCAATTCACCCTCATCTTCAG GTCAAGAACCGCAGAATCCCTTGCTGCTACTTGGGCAATATAGTGATGATGAAGGGGATGACGGATCAAGCAAAAGGCTTAATGATGCGAATTTGCAAAGCCCTGTGCTCAATGAAGAG GGTAAGGGTGAACTCGATGAAGGCTCCAAAGATGTGAATATCAGTGTCTCTGCAGATCTTGTTACTCAAAATAACGAACTTCAAAATGCAATGCCAAATTCTGCTTCTGTTGATGCCGGATCCTGTGAAAGAAATGGAAGTCACGGTGTTACTGGAAATTTGGAAAATGGATTGGTTTCCAAAGATCAAATATGTGGCTCTGAAAGTTTTGATGAAAGAGTTGTCACTGATGTTGGTATGGGGTGGAAGATCGTGATGCACGAGGAAAGCCAAAGCTATTACTACTGGAACACTGAAACCGGTGAAACTTCATGGGAAGTGCCCCAGGTCTTGGCTCCTGCAGATCAGTTGGCTAGTGACTTGATACCTCATGCTTCTGTTAATGATAAAACAGAGAGTGCTGCTGTTGGTGATAGTTCCAGTGTGCTCTCAACTGTTATGCTGGACACTTCTGCTGCTTTCACTACCGACACTTCTTTGGATGCTACAAGGACTTCTCATAAAGAGTTGTATGGTCATGGGTCCCAAATGAATGAAGGTAGTGTTGAATTTAGAAGTCAAAATCAGGGTTCTGATGTTAATGGTAATGAATTGACAAGAGATGACGGTCATATGAATATATTCGAAGGTGAACATCATTCATCTGTTTCCAAGTTTAGTGTTGAAGAACAGCAAGTGGACCTTGATTTTCCTTCTCGTCTTGTGAATCAATGTGAGAGTTTGTTAGAGAGGCTGGAATCACTGAAAAA GTCAAAGGAAAATCTGCAAGGCCAGGAATTCTTGTCAAAGTACATGCTAGAGATCGAGATTAGGCTTTCTGATATTAGGTGTCTTGCTTCACATGGATCATCTTTGCTTCCTTTTTGGGTGCATTCTGACAGAAAGATAAAATTGCTTGAAAGTTTAATCAACGATGATTTGCTTGAAACTGGTAAATCTTCACATGATGAAGTTGAGGATAAACATGTTCCTGTCTCTGAAGAATTGGGGGACCAACTGAATGGTATGGAACATGAGTCTGAGGTAGATCAAAGTAAGAACAAAGGGAGCCTTCTTACTTCTGAAGCTTGTAATGGATCTCAGGTTGATGGTTCAGCTGTAGTTGTAAAAGATATCGACGATAAAGTTTTTACCAATAGTCAGCATGTTCCATCGTCTAGTTCTCCTGGTAGTCATATGGAAACATGTGTAGAGATTAATTCAAAAGTTGAAGCAGTTATAAATCCTCAGGAACCAATTCATAAACATGGGTATGTATCCGGTGAAGATGTTGATATGGATGTTGATATGGAAGTCGAAGATATCAATACCTCAGACAATACTACTGTCATGGATGTGCCTGTTGCAAATGATTCTGTGCAAATAAATCAAGTGGTTCAGTTGAATCCTCCTATTGACTACCATTCTGTGTTGCTTGAAGAGGGTGAGTTTGTTGTTCCTCCCCCACCAGATGATGAATGGATTCCTCCTCCACCCCCTGATAATGAGCATGTGCCTCCACCACCTCCGCCAGATAATGATCAGGTGCCTCCTCCACCTGGCGACCCGCTACCACCTTCTTATAGTGTTCTACCATCTTATGCGGAGACAGGGCAGCCCCTTTCCTATGCCCAATATACTCTATCTTATCCTGGTGTTGCTGTTGAATATTATGGTCAGACAGCTGCTGAAGTCCCAAGCAGTAATATATATGGACAAATTGCTATGCCCCCTGCACAGATTTACTATAATAGTGCGGTTCCTAACATGTATAGTGAAAATCCTCAAGTTATGATCAATCCAACTGACACTGTTGCTTATTATGATGTTCAAGATG GAGCTGGTTCAAAGCCCATACCTGCTATCAATATTAACGGTTCTGGTGTTGGTGGGGCCAACTGGGTATCTAGTGATGTTCCGTCCACCTCATCTAGTATCCAGGCACCTGCAACTGTTTCAGTTGATGAAGGTGTCTCATTACCTCCAGCTTCTTCTGAAACTGCTGCAGAAAATAATGCCTCATCAGTAGTTTCTAAAGCCCAATCTAAAG TTGCTCGGACTAGGAAGCGAGCAGTTGCAGTTGGATCCTCGTTAAAGTCTAATAAGAAGGTTTCAAGTTTGGTAGACAAG TGGAAGGCAGCTAAAGAGGAGATGcttgaagaagaggaagaaccTGACAGTGTGTACGAGGCCTTAGAAAGAAAGCGCCAAAGGGAAATAGAG GAGTGGCATGCCAAGCAAATTGCAAGTGGAGAGGCCAAAGATAATGCTAATTTTCAGCCTCTTGGTGGTGATTG GCGAGAGAAGGTCAAACGTAAGAGAGCACAAGCAGCAAAAGAATCTGTTAGAAAACCGCAAGATGCTATTAAGCAGAACCAACAACAACCTGATCCGACTGAACTCGCCAAGGGTCTCCCAAGTAATTGGCAG GCTTATTGGGACGATAGTACAAAGCAGGTTTATTATGGTAACACCATCACCTCGGAGACAACATGGACTAGGCCAACAAGATGA
- the LOC114187878 gene encoding uncharacterized protein LOC114187878 isoform X2 has translation MPNSASVDAGSCERNGSHGVTGNLENGLVSKDQICGSESFDERVVTDVGMGWKIVMHEESQSYYYWNTETGETSWEVPQVLAPADQLASDLIPHASVNDKTESAAVGDSSSVLSTVMLDTSAAFTTDTSLDATRTSHKELYGHGSQMNEGSVEFRSQNQGSDVNGNELTRDDGHMNIFEGEHHSSVSKFSVEEQQVDLDFPSRLVNQCESLLERLESLKKSKENLQGQEFLSKYMLEIEIRLSDIRCLASHGSSLLPFWVHSDRKIKLLESLINDDLLETGKSSHDEVEDKHVPVSEELGDQLNGMEHESEVDQSKNKGSLLTSEACNGSQVDGSAVVVKDIDDKVFTNSQHVPSSSSPGSHMETCVEINSKVEAVINPQEPIHKHGYVSGEDVDMDVDMEVEDINTSDNTTVMDVPVANDSVQINQVVQLNPPIDYHSVLLEEGEFVVPPPPDDEWIPPPPPDNEHVPPPPPPDNDQVPPPPGDPLPPSYSVLPSYAETGQPLSYAQYTLSYPGVAVEYYGQTAAEVPSSNIYGQIAMPPAQIYYNSAVPNMYSENPQVMINPTDTVAYYDVQDGAGSKPIPAININGSGVGGANWVSSDVPSTSSSIQAPATVSVDEGVSLPPASSETAAENNASSVVSKAQSKVARTRKRAVAVGSSLKSNKKVSSLVDKWKAAKEEMLEEEEEPDSVYEALERKRQREIEEWHAKQIASGEAKDNANFQPLGGDWREKVKRKRAQAAKESVRKPQDAIKQNQQQPDPTELAKGLPSNWQAYWDDSTKQVYYGNTITSETTWTRPTR, from the exons ATGCCAAATTCTGCTTCTGTTGATGCCGGATCCTGTGAAAGAAATGGAAGTCACGGTGTTACTGGAAATTTGGAAAATGGATTGGTTTCCAAAGATCAAATATGTGGCTCTGAAAGTTTTGATGAAAGAGTTGTCACTGATGTTGGTATGGGGTGGAAGATCGTGATGCACGAGGAAAGCCAAAGCTATTACTACTGGAACACTGAAACCGGTGAAACTTCATGGGAAGTGCCCCAGGTCTTGGCTCCTGCAGATCAGTTGGCTAGTGACTTGATACCTCATGCTTCTGTTAATGATAAAACAGAGAGTGCTGCTGTTGGTGATAGTTCCAGTGTGCTCTCAACTGTTATGCTGGACACTTCTGCTGCTTTCACTACCGACACTTCTTTGGATGCTACAAGGACTTCTCATAAAGAGTTGTATGGTCATGGGTCCCAAATGAATGAAGGTAGTGTTGAATTTAGAAGTCAAAATCAGGGTTCTGATGTTAATGGTAATGAATTGACAAGAGATGACGGTCATATGAATATATTCGAAGGTGAACATCATTCATCTGTTTCCAAGTTTAGTGTTGAAGAACAGCAAGTGGACCTTGATTTTCCTTCTCGTCTTGTGAATCAATGTGAGAGTTTGTTAGAGAGGCTGGAATCACTGAAAAA GTCAAAGGAAAATCTGCAAGGCCAGGAATTCTTGTCAAAGTACATGCTAGAGATCGAGATTAGGCTTTCTGATATTAGGTGTCTTGCTTCACATGGATCATCTTTGCTTCCTTTTTGGGTGCATTCTGACAGAAAGATAAAATTGCTTGAAAGTTTAATCAACGATGATTTGCTTGAAACTGGTAAATCTTCACATGATGAAGTTGAGGATAAACATGTTCCTGTCTCTGAAGAATTGGGGGACCAACTGAATGGTATGGAACATGAGTCTGAGGTAGATCAAAGTAAGAACAAAGGGAGCCTTCTTACTTCTGAAGCTTGTAATGGATCTCAGGTTGATGGTTCAGCTGTAGTTGTAAAAGATATCGACGATAAAGTTTTTACCAATAGTCAGCATGTTCCATCGTCTAGTTCTCCTGGTAGTCATATGGAAACATGTGTAGAGATTAATTCAAAAGTTGAAGCAGTTATAAATCCTCAGGAACCAATTCATAAACATGGGTATGTATCCGGTGAAGATGTTGATATGGATGTTGATATGGAAGTCGAAGATATCAATACCTCAGACAATACTACTGTCATGGATGTGCCTGTTGCAAATGATTCTGTGCAAATAAATCAAGTGGTTCAGTTGAATCCTCCTATTGACTACCATTCTGTGTTGCTTGAAGAGGGTGAGTTTGTTGTTCCTCCCCCACCAGATGATGAATGGATTCCTCCTCCACCCCCTGATAATGAGCATGTGCCTCCACCACCTCCGCCAGATAATGATCAGGTGCCTCCTCCACCTGGCGACCCGCTACCACCTTCTTATAGTGTTCTACCATCTTATGCGGAGACAGGGCAGCCCCTTTCCTATGCCCAATATACTCTATCTTATCCTGGTGTTGCTGTTGAATATTATGGTCAGACAGCTGCTGAAGTCCCAAGCAGTAATATATATGGACAAATTGCTATGCCCCCTGCACAGATTTACTATAATAGTGCGGTTCCTAACATGTATAGTGAAAATCCTCAAGTTATGATCAATCCAACTGACACTGTTGCTTATTATGATGTTCAAGATG GAGCTGGTTCAAAGCCCATACCTGCTATCAATATTAACGGTTCTGGTGTTGGTGGGGCCAACTGGGTATCTAGTGATGTTCCGTCCACCTCATCTAGTATCCAGGCACCTGCAACTGTTTCAGTTGATGAAGGTGTCTCATTACCTCCAGCTTCTTCTGAAACTGCTGCAGAAAATAATGCCTCATCAGTAGTTTCTAAAGCCCAATCTAAAG TTGCTCGGACTAGGAAGCGAGCAGTTGCAGTTGGATCCTCGTTAAAGTCTAATAAGAAGGTTTCAAGTTTGGTAGACAAG TGGAAGGCAGCTAAAGAGGAGATGcttgaagaagaggaagaaccTGACAGTGTGTACGAGGCCTTAGAAAGAAAGCGCCAAAGGGAAATAGAG GAGTGGCATGCCAAGCAAATTGCAAGTGGAGAGGCCAAAGATAATGCTAATTTTCAGCCTCTTGGTGGTGATTG GCGAGAGAAGGTCAAACGTAAGAGAGCACAAGCAGCAAAAGAATCTGTTAGAAAACCGCAAGATGCTATTAAGCAGAACCAACAACAACCTGATCCGACTGAACTCGCCAAGGGTCTCCCAAGTAATTGGCAG GCTTATTGGGACGATAGTACAAAGCAGGTTTATTATGGTAACACCATCACCTCGGAGACAACATGGACTAGGCCAACAAGATGA